The Acetonema longum DSM 6540 region CCCACAGACCATAAACCCAGGGGCCACCTGGCTTCAAGGGCTGTGTTTTCTTTTCAGCCAAACTGTACACTCTGTTAATCTACTTTGTTGTTACAGGATTTCTACATATCCTTCCGTTCCGTTTACCCGGATTTGCTGACCGTCCTTGATCAGCTTCGTGGCGTTTTCCACGCCTACTACTGCCGGGATACCATATTCCCTGGCTACTACAGCGCCATGGGTCATAAGCCCGCCGATTTCCGTAACCAAACCGCTGGCCGAAACGAATAAGGGTGTCCACCCCGGATCGGTGAAAGGGGCTACCAGAATATCGCCTTTTTCTAAATCGGCTTCTTCCAGCTTGGTGACAACCCGCGCCCGTCCTTCCACAACCCCTGCTGAAACAGGAGTTCCCGCCAGGGCTCCTTCAGGTAAGTCCCGCGGAGCGTACGAGCCGACAATCGCCTCACCCTCGCTGGTCAGTACTCGCGGCGGCTTCAGTTTCTCATATTCTGCATACTTCTCCTTTAACGCGGCAATCTTATCTCGGTCAGCCCGACCGGTGGTCACCGCAGCCGTCAGTTCCTCCAACGTCAGGTAGAAAACATCCTCCGCCGGGTCTACTGTCCCCTGCTCTGCCAGCCTTGCCGCTTCTTCCATGATGGCCCGCTTATACTCGTCGAGCAGACTTACCATCAGATATTTGGGGTATTCCCTAAGACCAATGAACTCACGATACGTCCTGACGAGTTTCCCCATAAGATGGGCTTTGAAGTTGCCACCCAGCTTCCGTTGCAGCCGCAGCAGCAACGTTTGCACTGCCTGTTCGGCTTCCGCCCTTCCTTGAGCAAACCTCAGACGATGCTCGCCCGGCTCTGTGCTCTGGATATGACTGATGATGGATGGCACCAATTGGGTTGGTTTTTCCCGCCATCTGGGTCGGGTGACGTCAATTTCACCCGGACAACGCATGCCATATTTAGCCAAAAAGGCTGCGAATGCCAGCCGGATCGCCGCGCCCCCCTCGACTCGCTCCAGGCCGTCCAGGAAGGTGGCGTCGTCCGCTCCCTTCATGTACTCCAGCGCGTCCGGATAAGGCCGGATAACATCAGCCAGGTCACCCAGTTCCAGGCCCATTTCTGTCGACACGTTGCCCGGCGCCGACTTGGTCAGTTCGTCCAGCACTGAGGATTCGCCCAGCCAGCGGCGTGCCAGCCGGCCGATCAGCAGCGATGCCATCCAGGCCGCAAACACCGGCTTGCCTATCGTGTCCATAAAGACCATAAAAACCTTGCCGAAATGATTGGCAAGGAAATCCAGCCTATCCCGACCCGAGCGCCGGGATAGCTCGCTCCGCAACTCGCTGAGGATTTGGCTGCTGATTGCCGTCACGTCAGGCGCTTCGATCTTCTCCCTGAACAGCATCTCATACATTCCTCCGGCCATCGTACCCATGCTTTTTCTCATATACGACTTCGTACCTGCGGCCCGTTTGCGTGGCTTCAGAGTGGCGATGAAATCGCGATGGCGGATGACCTCGGTGATGGCACTGCTGAGTAGCACGTCCGACTTGCTATACAGGGCCGGCGCTGTCTTCCGCCCTAGCCACGAGGCCAGCGTATCGGTTATATCGAAGTACAGATGTCCCCCTGCCGACACTATACTATACTGGCTGTCGATCGTCGCCATCGTTTTCGCCCAAATCGACATCCCTAACGGTTTGATCGGGTCGGTCATCATCTGCACGTGCCCGAAAGAAACGTACACTCCCGACATAGCGTCGGGCAATTCCGGCAAAGGATATAAGGTGGTTATCGGACGGCTCTGGACGATATAAATCCTACCGTCAGCATAGCCCCACTCAATATCTTGCGGCCTTCCGAAATGCTCCTCGATTCGCCTGCCAACCTGGGCCAGCGCCAGAATGGCCTCATCTGGCAACGCTTGCTTGCTTTGCTCTTGTGAGGGGATGTCCCGCGCTTCCGTGCCGCCGTCGGCTAAGGGATAAATGGCCATTTTTTTGACAGCAACCTGCCTTTTGACGATCCGCTCGTTCCGCACTTTGTAAAGGTCGGCGTTTACCCGCCCCGATACCAACGCTTCTCCCAGCCCGAATGCGGCGTCGATGGAAATCACCTTGCGGTTGCCTGTCACCGGATCAGCGGTGAACATAATGCCGGACACTTCGGGAAAAACCATCTGCTGCACGACTACCGACAGCAGCACCTTGCGATGATCGAAGCCGTTTTTCGCCCGGTAGGCGATAGCCCGGTCGGTAAATAGTGATGCCCAGCATTTGCGGACATGGACAAGCAGCTCACTTTCTCCCTTGATGTTCAGATAGGTATCTTGCTGCCCGGCAAAGGATGCTCCTGGCAGGTCTTCCGCTGTCGCGCTGGAGCGGACGGCATAGGCATACTGACTGCCCGTTTTCTGCCAAGCCTGAATAATCTCCTGGCTGATAGGGGAAGGAATATTGAGATTTTCCAGATACGTCCTTATACGCTGGCCTGTTTCCTTGATGGTTTCCAGCGCTTCAGCCTCTATGTCCCGCAAAGCGTCCAGCAGTCTGGCGAACTCCTCGCTTCGGTTCACAAAATCGGTATAAGCCTGAGTAGTAATGCAAAAGCCTGTAGGCACATTAACCCCTGAAATATGGCACAATTCACCAAGAT contains the following coding sequences:
- the rph gene encoding rifamycin-inactivating phosphotransferase, translating into MNQYVLYFSETDKSSLALVGGKGANLGELCHISGVNVPTGFCITTQAYTDFVNRSEEFARLLDALRDIEAEALETIKETGQRIRTYLENLNIPSPISQEIIQAWQKTGSQYAYAVRSSATAEDLPGASFAGQQDTYLNIKGESELLVHVRKCWASLFTDRAIAYRAKNGFDHRKVLLSVVVQQMVFPEVSGIMFTADPVTGNRKVISIDAAFGLGEALVSGRVNADLYKVRNERIVKRQVAVKKMAIYPLADGGTEARDIPSQEQSKQALPDEAILALAQVGRRIEEHFGRPQDIEWGYADGRIYIVQSRPITTLYPLPELPDAMSGVYVSFGHVQMMTDPIKPLGMSIWAKTMATIDSQYSIVSAGGHLYFDITDTLASWLGRKTAPALYSKSDVLLSSAITEVIRHRDFIATLKPRKRAAGTKSYMRKSMGTMAGGMYEMLFREKIEAPDVTAISSQILSELRSELSRRSGRDRLDFLANHFGKVFMVFMDTIGKPVFAAWMASLLIGRLARRWLGESSVLDELTKSAPGNVSTEMGLELGDLADVIRPYPDALEYMKGADDATFLDGLERVEGGAAIRLAFAAFLAKYGMRCPGEIDVTRPRWREKPTQLVPSIISHIQSTEPGEHRLRFAQGRAEAEQAVQTLLLRLQRKLGGNFKAHLMGKLVRTYREFIGLREYPKYLMVSLLDEYKRAIMEEAARLAEQGTVDPAEDVFYLTLEELTAAVTTGRADRDKIAALKEKYAEYEKLKPPRVLTSEGEAIVGSYAPRDLPEGALAGTPVSAGVVEGRARVVTKLEEADLEKGDILVAPFTDPGWTPLFVSASGLVTEIGGLMTHGAVVAREYGIPAVVGVENATKLIKDGQQIRVNGTEGYVEIL